Proteins encoded in a region of the Candidatus Saccharimonadia bacterium genome:
- a CDS encoding dihydrofolate reductase: MKISLIVAAAENDVIGQAGMMPAWNLGTDMARFRDITKGHPIIMGRKTYDSIGRRPLPGRLNIVISRHPDFTAPDCKIVTTLEAALKTARATGTDEAFVIGGGAIYAEALPLADQIYLTRVHAAPPGDTYFRFPAAGWREISHEDHPADDQNDYPYSFITLERVV, from the coding sequence GTGAAGATCTCGTTAATCGTAGCCGCGGCCGAGAATGATGTCATCGGGCAAGCCGGGATGATGCCCGCCTGGAATCTGGGCACCGACATGGCGCGCTTTCGCGATATCACCAAAGGCCACCCCATCATCATGGGCCGCAAAACCTACGACAGCATCGGCCGGCGACCGCTTCCTGGCCGACTCAACATCGTGATCTCGCGCCACCCCGACTTCACCGCCCCTGATTGCAAGATCGTAACTACGCTTGAGGCCGCTCTCAAAACCGCCCGCGCTACCGGTACCGACGAAGCTTTCGTGATCGGCGGCGGCGCCATCTACGCCGAAGCCCTCCCGCTAGCCGATCAAATCTACCTTACCCGCGTCCACGCCGCGCCCCCCGGCGACACCTATTTCCGTTTCCCCGCCGCCGGCTGGCGCGAAATTAGCCACGAAGACCACCCAGCCGACGACCAAAACGATTACCCCTACAGCTTCATTACGCTTGAGCGTGTTGTCTGA
- a CDS encoding serine hydroxymethyltransferase, with translation MNKLTELTTAEYTKQRDTLNLIASENYPSQKVLDLLGSVWSNKYAEGTPGKRYYAGNVYADEMETFVQQKALEVFDTTGEYSVNAQVLSGSPANTMVYMAMLEAGDTIMSLNLANGGHLSHLHATSNFLKFFKHVNYDVTETTPGTYDIDEADYQVKLAEHKPKLVILGFSAYPRKYEFAKLTTWAHAAGALVLADIAHINGLVAAGLHDTPFRAGDEGADFVSMTTHKTFRGPRSAMLFAKTDHIAAINKTIFPGTSGGPHLHAIAAVGQALLEILGEDQHPDGRSFKDYSQAVLDTCKALENGAKEGGLTVVSPTQNHLCLVKLPDDVDSLEFQRLLERVGIITNRNMLPFDTKSAWRPSGMRFGTAALASRGLTVEQAGDLGRLIASLALGKTTEDAAHEQTVSLAKQLAWWYNEPTRSSKV, from the coding sequence ATGAACAAACTCACCGAACTCACCACTGCCGAATACACCAAGCAGCGCGACACCCTCAATCTCATCGCGTCCGAAAACTACCCGTCGCAAAAGGTTCTCGACCTCCTCGGCAGCGTCTGGAGCAACAAATACGCCGAAGGCACCCCCGGCAAACGCTACTACGCCGGCAACGTCTACGCCGACGAAATGGAAACCTTCGTACAGCAAAAAGCCCTAGAGGTTTTCGACACCACCGGCGAGTATAGCGTAAACGCTCAGGTGCTTTCGGGTTCCCCAGCCAACACCATGGTGTATATGGCAATGCTCGAAGCCGGCGACACCATCATGAGCCTCAACCTCGCCAACGGCGGCCACCTGTCGCACCTGCACGCCACCTCGAACTTCCTCAAATTCTTCAAGCACGTCAACTACGACGTCACCGAAACCACCCCCGGCACCTACGACATTGACGAAGCCGACTATCAGGTCAAATTAGCCGAACACAAGCCAAAACTCGTCATCCTTGGCTTCTCGGCCTACCCGCGCAAATACGAGTTTGCCAAGCTCACCACCTGGGCCCACGCGGCCGGCGCCCTGGTGCTCGCCGACATCGCCCACATCAACGGCCTCGTCGCCGCCGGCCTCCACGACACGCCCTTCCGCGCCGGCGACGAGGGCGCCGATTTTGTCTCGATGACCACGCACAAAACCTTCCGCGGCCCTCGCAGCGCCATGCTGTTTGCCAAAACCGACCATATTGCCGCCATCAACAAAACCATCTTCCCCGGCACCTCCGGCGGCCCGCACCTGCATGCCATCGCCGCCGTCGGTCAGGCGCTGCTCGAAATTCTGGGCGAAGACCAGCACCCCGACGGCCGCAGCTTCAAAGACTACTCGCAGGCCGTACTCGACACCTGCAAAGCCCTCGAAAACGGCGCCAAAGAGGGGGGCCTCACCGTGGTCAGCCCCACTCAAAACCACCTCTGCCTCGTGAAGCTACCCGACGACGTCGACAGCCTCGAGTTCCAGCGCCTGCTCGAGCGCGTCGGCATCATCACCAACCGCAACATGCTGCCCTTCGACACCAAATCCGCCTGGCGCCCCAGCGGCATGCGCTTCGGCACCGCCGCCCTCGCCAGCCGCGGCCTCACCGTGGAGCAAGCCGGCGACCTCGGCCGCCTCATCGCCAGCCTCGCCCTCGGCAAAACCACCGAGGATGCCGCCCACGAGCAAACCGTAAGCCTCGCCAAGCAACTCGCCTGGTGGTACAACGAACCTACACGCTCATCCAAAGTTTGA